In Pyrus communis chromosome 1, drPyrComm1.1, whole genome shotgun sequence, the following are encoded in one genomic region:
- the LOC137707953 gene encoding protein ALTERED SEED GERMINATION 2-like isoform X2 yields the protein MEGVPFHDGNIHDLIARRYVDVRHDANHRLQMHSSLVRRLSQERELEGHQGCVNSIAWNSNGSLLMSGSDDTRINIWSYSSRKLLHSIETGHSANIFCTKFVPETSDELVVSGAGDAEVRLFNLSRLSGRGTDDNAISPSAVYQCHSRRVKKLAVEVGNPNVVWSASEDGTLRQHDFREGTSCPPAGSTNQECRNVLLDLRCGAKKSLADPPKQNFSLKSCDISSTRPHLLLVGGSDAFARLYDRRMLPPLTSCRKRTAPPPCVNYFCPMHLSERGRASLHLTHVAFSPDGEEVLLSYSGEHIYLMNVNHAGESAMQYTSGDVLKLTSFSPILNGVELHQPASNVFRNGLPKRGNVAARFEKCRNLIEIAERSLEEGTDYFYGIEACNEVLDGNGCDIGPTLKHDCLCIRAALLLKRQWKNDVHMAIRDCYSARRLISSSYRAHYYMSEALSQLAKHKEALEFAIAAQSLAPSNSQVAERLERVQGDLAAVESERNSKPNDGAPRSEPRGERVLSLSDILYRSEGNSDVSQDGPRSEREDSDYDEELELDFETSISGDEEHDIEPNIVQGSLNLRIHRRSDSAREVGGANGPSGSPSSSSQNERIPYQPEAVIDMKQRYVGHCNVGTDIKQASFLGQRGEYVASGSDDGKWFVWEKRTGRLIKMLQGDETVVNCVQCHPVDCVVATSGIDNTIKIWTPSASVPSIVAGGAAGPENADISVVMESNQRRLSHNRETILHSEILEHFRMHEFAEGSLHPFECAQS from the exons ATGGAAGGCGTCCCTTTTCACGACGGCAACATCCACGACTTGATTGCAAGACGATACGTCGACGTTCGGCAC GATGCCAATCACAGGTTGCAGATGCACTCGTCGTTGGTGCGAAGGCTTTCTCAGGAAAGAGAATTGGAG GGGCATCAAGGTTGTGTTAATTCCATTGCTTGGAATTCGAATGGCTCGCTTTTAATGTCTGGATCAGATGACACACGG ATAAATATCTGGAGCTACTCTAGTCGGAAGCTTTTGCATTCTATAGAGACTGGGCACAGTGCGAACATATTTTGTACAAAATTTGTCCCTGAAACTTCTGATGAGCTTGTGGTCTCTGGAGCTGGAGATGCAGAA GTTCGATTATTTAATTTGTCTCGTTTAAGTGGGAGAGGAACTGATGATAATGCTATTTCTCCATCAGCTGTGTATCAATGCCATAGTAGAAGAGTAAAAAAGTTAGCT GTTGAAGTTGGAAATCCCAATGTGGTATGGAGTGCAAGTGAAGATGGAACTTTGAGACAGCATGACTTCCGAGAGGGCACTTCTTGCCCACCTGCTGGATCCACTAATCAAGAATGTCGCAATGTTTTG CTTGACTTGCGGTGTGGAGCAAAGAAGTCACTTGCTGATCCCCCCAAgcaaaatttttctttaaaatcttgTGATATCAGTTCCACTAGACCTCATTTGCTCCTAGTTGGTGGGAg TGATGCATTTGCCCGTTTATATGATAGAAGGATGCTGCCACCACTGACATCCTGTCGGAAACGGACAGCGCCACCTCCTTGTGTTAACTATTTTTGTCCAATGCATCTCTCCGAACGT GGACGTGCTAGCTTGCATTTGACTCATGTTGCATTTAGTCCAGACGGAGAAGAGGTTCTACTTAGTTATAGTGGGGAGCACATATATTTGATGAATGTAAATCATG CTGGTGAGAGTGCTATGCAGTATACTTCTGGAGATGTTTTGAAACTAACCAGCTTCAGTCCTATACTCAATGGAGTCGAACTGCATCAACCAGCATCCAATGTGTTCAGAAATGGTCTTCCCAAAAGAGGCAACGTTGCTGCTAGG TTTGAGAAGTGCAGGAATCTAATTGAAATTGCTGAGCGGTCCTTGGAGGAGGGGACAGATTATTTTTATGGCATTGAAGCGTGCAATGAGGTGTTGGATGGAAATGGTTGTGATATTGGGCCTACACTAAAGCATGATTGCCTTTGTATTCGTGCGGCATTGTTGCTTAAG cGCCAGTGGAAAAATGATGTTCATATGGCTATAAGAGATTGTTATAGTGCTCGGAGGCTCATTAGCTCCTCTTACAGAGCTCATTACTATATGTCTGAAGCTTTATCGCAG TTGGCTAAACATAAAGAAGCTCTGGAATTTGCTATCGCAGCCCAATCTTTGGCTCCATCAAATTCTCAAGTAGCAGAACGATTGGAGCGTGTACAAGGGGATCTTGCTGCAG TTGAATCTGAAAGAAATAGTAAGCCAAATGATGGAGCACCCAGGTCTGAACCTCGAGGTGAAAGAGTTCTATCACTGAGTGACATACTCTACCGATCAGAGGGTAATAGTGATGTTTCACAAGATGGTCCAAGATCTGAAAGAGAAGATTCTGATTATGATGAGGAACTAGAGCTGGACTTTGAAACGTCGATCTCAGGTGATGAAGAGCATGATATCGAGCCCAATATTGTACAAGGAAGCTTAAACTTGAGAATTCATCGAAGAAGTGATTCTGCTAGAGAAGTTGGTGGTGCAAACGGCCCATCTGGATCCCCTTCTTCGTCATCTCAAAATGAAAGAATACCATATCAG CCTGAGGCAGTTATTGATATGAAACAGAGATATGTTGGCCATTGTAATGTTGGAACGGACATAAAACAGGCCAGCTTTCTTGGCCAGCGAg GTGAATATGTTGCTAGCGGAAGTGATGATGGCAAATGGTTTGTCTGGGAAAAGCGAACTGGTAGACTGATAAAAATGCTTCAAGGAGATGAAACTG TTGTGAACTGTGTACAGTGCCATCCGGTTGATTGTGTTGTGGCAACTAGTGGAATTGACAACACAATAAAA ATTTGGACCCCCAGTGCCTCAGTCCCATCTATTGTGGCTGGTGGAGCCGCTGGACCAGAAAATGCTGACATTTCGGTAGTCATGGAATCCAATCAGCGCAGATTAAGCCATAATCGTGAGACTATCCT CCATTCTGAAATTTTGGAGCATTTTCGAATGCACGAGTTTGCTGAAGGAAGCTTGCACCCATTTGAGTGTGCCCAGAGCTGA
- the LOC137707953 gene encoding protein ALTERED SEED GERMINATION 2-like isoform X1: MEGVPFHDGNIHDLIARRYVDVRHDANHRLQMHSSLVRRLSQERELEGHQGCVNSIAWNSNGSLLMSGSDDTRINIWSYSSRKLLHSIETGHSANIFCTKFVPETSDELVVSGAGDAEVRLFNLSRLSGRGTDDNAISPSAVYQCHSRRVKKLAVEVGNPNVVWSASEDGTLRQHDFREGTSCPPAGSTNQECRNVLLDLRCGAKKSLADPPKQNFSLKSCDISSTRPHLLLVGGSDAFARLYDRRMLPPLTSCRKRTAPPPCVNYFCPMHLSERGRASLHLTHVAFSPDGEEVLLSYSGEHIYLMNVNHAGESAMQYTSGDVLKLTSFSPILNGVELHQPASNVFRNGLPKRGNVAARFEKCRNLIEIAERSLEEGTDYFYGIEACNEVLDGNGCDIGPTLKHDCLCIRAALLLKRQWKNDVHMAIRDCYSARRLISSSYRAHYYMSEALSQLAKHKEALEFAIAAQSLAPSNSQVAERLERVQGDLAAVESERNSKPNDGAPRSEPRGERVLSLSDILYRSEGNSDVSQDGPRSEREDSDYDEELELDFETSISGDEEHDIEPNIVQGSLNLRIHRRSDSAREVGGANGPSGSPSSSSQNERIPYQPEAVIDMKQRYVGHCNVGTDIKQASFLGQRGEYVASGSDDGKWFVWEKRTGRLIKMLQGDETVVNCVQCHPVDCVVATSGIDNTIKIWTPSASVPSIVAGGAAGPENADISVVMESNQRRLSHNRETILYSHSEILEHFRMHEFAEGSLHPFECAQS, translated from the exons ATGGAAGGCGTCCCTTTTCACGACGGCAACATCCACGACTTGATTGCAAGACGATACGTCGACGTTCGGCAC GATGCCAATCACAGGTTGCAGATGCACTCGTCGTTGGTGCGAAGGCTTTCTCAGGAAAGAGAATTGGAG GGGCATCAAGGTTGTGTTAATTCCATTGCTTGGAATTCGAATGGCTCGCTTTTAATGTCTGGATCAGATGACACACGG ATAAATATCTGGAGCTACTCTAGTCGGAAGCTTTTGCATTCTATAGAGACTGGGCACAGTGCGAACATATTTTGTACAAAATTTGTCCCTGAAACTTCTGATGAGCTTGTGGTCTCTGGAGCTGGAGATGCAGAA GTTCGATTATTTAATTTGTCTCGTTTAAGTGGGAGAGGAACTGATGATAATGCTATTTCTCCATCAGCTGTGTATCAATGCCATAGTAGAAGAGTAAAAAAGTTAGCT GTTGAAGTTGGAAATCCCAATGTGGTATGGAGTGCAAGTGAAGATGGAACTTTGAGACAGCATGACTTCCGAGAGGGCACTTCTTGCCCACCTGCTGGATCCACTAATCAAGAATGTCGCAATGTTTTG CTTGACTTGCGGTGTGGAGCAAAGAAGTCACTTGCTGATCCCCCCAAgcaaaatttttctttaaaatcttgTGATATCAGTTCCACTAGACCTCATTTGCTCCTAGTTGGTGGGAg TGATGCATTTGCCCGTTTATATGATAGAAGGATGCTGCCACCACTGACATCCTGTCGGAAACGGACAGCGCCACCTCCTTGTGTTAACTATTTTTGTCCAATGCATCTCTCCGAACGT GGACGTGCTAGCTTGCATTTGACTCATGTTGCATTTAGTCCAGACGGAGAAGAGGTTCTACTTAGTTATAGTGGGGAGCACATATATTTGATGAATGTAAATCATG CTGGTGAGAGTGCTATGCAGTATACTTCTGGAGATGTTTTGAAACTAACCAGCTTCAGTCCTATACTCAATGGAGTCGAACTGCATCAACCAGCATCCAATGTGTTCAGAAATGGTCTTCCCAAAAGAGGCAACGTTGCTGCTAGG TTTGAGAAGTGCAGGAATCTAATTGAAATTGCTGAGCGGTCCTTGGAGGAGGGGACAGATTATTTTTATGGCATTGAAGCGTGCAATGAGGTGTTGGATGGAAATGGTTGTGATATTGGGCCTACACTAAAGCATGATTGCCTTTGTATTCGTGCGGCATTGTTGCTTAAG cGCCAGTGGAAAAATGATGTTCATATGGCTATAAGAGATTGTTATAGTGCTCGGAGGCTCATTAGCTCCTCTTACAGAGCTCATTACTATATGTCTGAAGCTTTATCGCAG TTGGCTAAACATAAAGAAGCTCTGGAATTTGCTATCGCAGCCCAATCTTTGGCTCCATCAAATTCTCAAGTAGCAGAACGATTGGAGCGTGTACAAGGGGATCTTGCTGCAG TTGAATCTGAAAGAAATAGTAAGCCAAATGATGGAGCACCCAGGTCTGAACCTCGAGGTGAAAGAGTTCTATCACTGAGTGACATACTCTACCGATCAGAGGGTAATAGTGATGTTTCACAAGATGGTCCAAGATCTGAAAGAGAAGATTCTGATTATGATGAGGAACTAGAGCTGGACTTTGAAACGTCGATCTCAGGTGATGAAGAGCATGATATCGAGCCCAATATTGTACAAGGAAGCTTAAACTTGAGAATTCATCGAAGAAGTGATTCTGCTAGAGAAGTTGGTGGTGCAAACGGCCCATCTGGATCCCCTTCTTCGTCATCTCAAAATGAAAGAATACCATATCAG CCTGAGGCAGTTATTGATATGAAACAGAGATATGTTGGCCATTGTAATGTTGGAACGGACATAAAACAGGCCAGCTTTCTTGGCCAGCGAg GTGAATATGTTGCTAGCGGAAGTGATGATGGCAAATGGTTTGTCTGGGAAAAGCGAACTGGTAGACTGATAAAAATGCTTCAAGGAGATGAAACTG TTGTGAACTGTGTACAGTGCCATCCGGTTGATTGTGTTGTGGCAACTAGTGGAATTGACAACACAATAAAA ATTTGGACCCCCAGTGCCTCAGTCCCATCTATTGTGGCTGGTGGAGCCGCTGGACCAGAAAATGCTGACATTTCGGTAGTCATGGAATCCAATCAGCGCAGATTAAGCCATAATCGTGAGACTATCCT GTACAGCCATTCTGAAATTTTGGAGCATTTTCGAATGCACGAGTTTGCTGAAGGAAGCTTGCACCCATTTGAGTGTGCCCAGAGCTGA